Within the Herbaspirillum sp. RTI4 genome, the region AAACGATTTCTTGCGGGGTCATGTTCATCATATTCATAGTCAGTCCAGAGTTTCGATGATGTGCGACTGGTTGGTGTAAATGCACAGCTCGCCGGCGATCACCAGTGATTTTTTAACAATGTCGGCAGGGGACAGATCGGTATTGCCCTGCAAAGCCATCGCTGCCGATTGCGCGAAATTGCCGCCCGATCCGATGGCACCGATACCGTCGGTCGGCTCCAGCACGTCGCCGTTGCCGGTGATGATCAGGGTCGTGTCGCGATCGGCGGCCAGCAGCATGGCTTCCAGCCGGCGCAACATGCGGTCGGTACGCCAGTCCTTGGCCAGCTCGACGGAAGCGCGCATCAGATTGCCCTGGTGTTTTTCCAGCTTGGCCTCGAACAGATCGAGCAGAGTGAAGGCATCGGCGGTGCCGCCGGCAAATCCCACCAGTACCTTGCCGTGATGCAACTTGCGCACTTTGCGCGCCGTGCCTTTCATGACCACATTGCCCAGCGTCACCTGGCCGTCGCCGCCCAGCGCCACCACCGATCCGCGCCGTACCGACAGGATGGTGGTTCCGTGAAATTGCTCCATGTTGTAATCCTCAGTGAAATTGTTGCAATGTGCCGCGCAGGGAGCGCGCATGGCATCCGAATGTACAGGATGCGAATCGACCTGATCGAGTACAACACGTTGGGGTTGGCAGCGCTTATTGCAAGTCGCCGCCTGCGTTTTCAGCGCAGGCGGCGACATCGTGCGGGGGAGGAAGGGGGTCCGCGATCTGATCAGGCGATCAGACGGACAGGCTCATCAGACTGGCATTGCCACCGGCGGCGGCGGTATTGGTGCAGAGCGCCCGTTCTGCCACCAGTCGCCATAGAGGGATAGGGATCTCGGCCGCAACAGCAATCAGCGGCACCAAGGCACCGTCGCGCTGCGCCAGCTTCTTCCGCCACTCAACAGCCAGCGGCGCTTCCACCAGCGCCAGCTGCAACTCGGTATGCGCCTCAATGGACGGTACGATGTGCAAGGCTTTGTTCAGCAACGTGAGCAGATCTGTCGGCAGCAATGCTGCGCTGCGCTCGTCGAGCACAGGCAGGTTGTCGCAGGCCAGCGCTGCGGCAATCTGATTGAGCAACACACCCGGCGTGACGGCAATGCACGCGAGCTTGCCGCGTGGCGCAAACGAGAGCGTATTGGTTTCGCCGGTCGGGCCGCGCAAGGAAATCGATGCGTGGCACACACTCAGCATCTGATAATGCCGGAGCAATGCAAGCAGACTCTCCCGCCCGGCTTGACTGGCCCACTCATACAATCCGTCCCGCTCTGCTGACGGCGCGGTTTCCCGCCGCTCATAGCCAAGGCTGTCGTGGGCAAGATTGCCCAGCGCCACCGCCGACTGTCTCTGTAAGCGGGACAAATACAAAGGTCCGCCGGCTTTTGGCCCGGTGCCAGAGCGCCCCTCGCCGCCGAACGGCTGAACGCCCACCGTCGCGCCCACCATGTTGCGGTTGATATAAATATTGCCGACATGCGCAGCATCGCTGATCTCTGCGGCATTGCGGGCGATACGGGTATGAATCCCTAATGTCAGGCCATAGCCGCTGGCGTTGATCTGTCGCACCAGGTCCATTTGCT harbors:
- the hslV gene encoding ATP-dependent protease subunit HslV, coding for MEQFHGTTILSVRRGSVVALGGDGQVTLGNVVMKGTARKVRKLHHGKVLVGFAGGTADAFTLLDLFEAKLEKHQGNLMRASVELAKDWRTDRMLRRLEAMLLAADRDTTLIITGNGDVLEPTDGIGAIGSGGNFAQSAAMALQGNTDLSPADIVKKSLVIAGELCIYTNQSHIIETLD